The genomic interval GCAAATATGCCCGTATCGCTTTCGATTCCCAATTCATGGATTCTGATTTCCATTACATGCTGAACATTGAGGATGGAACCGTTAAGAACTGTACTTCATTTATCGAAATAGGCGCTTACAATTGGATCGGTAATCGTACGACCGTGAAAAAGGGAACCGTAACGCCCGACTACACGATTGTGGCGGCTCCCAATGCGATGCTTTCCAAGGATTATACGAAGATATGCTCGCCGTTTCCGATACTTGCGGGATGTCCTGCGAAGCAGATTGCCTCGGGATATCGTCGGGTTTTCAATATTCAGACTGAGCGAGACTTAACCGAATCTTTCAAAAACGATACCGGTTTTATTACTTGTGATCTTTCGGACAATATAGACGATTTTTGCAATAACCATCCGAAGCCATGATGTAGATGAAGGTCTTATGGGCTTCGGAGAATAAATCAAGAATTTATGATGAAGCTCATAAAAGAGACTATCGCACCGCTCTATACCCGTATGAGGTATTTCTCCCGGGCTCAATACAACGGCCTGGCTTTGTTCAAAACGATTTGGTTTAACTTGCGTGCCCTGCCTTGGCGGCAAGCGCGGAAACTCCCGATTTTCATTTACAGAGGGACGAAAGTGTATCATTGCGGGACTTTCAAGATTACGGCGGAACACGTGGTGTGCGGCATGATACAGATTGGCAAACTGGGGTATAAAGCTCCTGGAAACGGGCGAATCGCAAATTACGGAATCATTGAATTTAAGGCTCCCACGATTCTTGGGGGTGGGGTTATCATCGAAAATAGGGGATATATTCTGTTCCACGGCGAAACCCAAGTCGGCGAAGGTACTACGATGCTCATACGGGACAGACTCGAGATCGGGAAATATACCCGTATCGGGTTTCTTTCGTTTTTCATGGATTGCGACGACCATTTTACGGTAAATACCGATACACTGAATGTGACCCGCAACAAACAGCCGATTGTCATCGGTCGGTATTGTTGGATCGCCTGCAAGACATTCGTTAAAAAAGGCGTAGTTCTTCCCGATTATACGATCGTAGCTTCGGCCAATGCCGTCTTAACCAAGGATTATTCGGATATCGGTGAATATTGCGTACTTGGTGGTGTGCCGGCCAAGGTGATCGGCAGGGGCATACGGCGTAT from Alistipes dispar carries:
- a CDS encoding LbetaH domain-containing protein, which translates into the protein MMKLIKETIAPLYTRMRYFSRAQYNGLALFKTIWFNLRALPWRQARKLPIFIYRGTKVYHCGTFKITAEHVVCGMIQIGKLGYKAPGNGRIANYGIIEFKAPTILGGGVIIENRGYILFHGETQVGEGTTMLIRDRLEIGKYTRIGFLSFFMDCDDHFTVNTDTLNVTRNKQPIVIGRYCWIACKTFVKKGVVLPDYTIVASANAVLTKDYSDIGEYCVLGGVPAKVIGRGIRRIYNWKAEARLKEYFDEHPEATTFDPGIADDQIDEYCLSNAIHL